The Streptomyces sp. NBC_00435 nucleotide sequence CCGTTGCGAAGCCATGGCCAGCATCGAGGAGAACCACTGACCGGCGTGCGAGTCGCCGAGGAGCACGATGCGGTCCGGGCTGTCCACGGCGCCGAACAGACAGTCCGGGCTGCGGGTCACGGCCGGGGCGACCTCGCAGGCCCCGTCCGGCGGGAAGTCCTTGCGTGCCTGGGCGGGACCGGGGACCACGGGGCCGTCCGTCAGTGGCGCACCGGCGGTCCGGGCCAGCAGATGGGGCCCGGAGGCCGCGCCCGGCGGCAGTCCGCTCAGCTCGACGGGTGCGGCCGGACCCAGCAGGTTCAGCGTCGTGGTGCCGACCACCAGCGCGAGCACCACGGGCAGCACGACGGCCGTGACGCCCACCGACAGCCCGCGGCGCGGGTATTCGGAGACGGTGCGGCTGCGGCGCAGCGGCCGCTCGACCCAGCGCATGGTGGCGTACGCGGGCAGCGCGGCGGCCAGCGTGAGCGCGCACTTCACCGGCCAGCTCTGGCCGCCGAAGCGGGCCTCGGCGAGGACCAGTACGGGCCAGTGCCACAAGTACAGGTTGTAGGAGAGCCGCCCCACCGCCCGGGGCGCCCGGCCCGCCAGCAGCCGGCCCACTCCGTAGGAGCCCATGGCGGTGCGCTCGCCCCGGCCCGGGATCGCCGCGAGGATGACGGCGGCGGTGGCCAGGGTGGGCACGAGGGCCGCGCGGCCGGGGTAGGGCGTGGCGGTGTCGTACGAGACGACGCACCAGACGATCGCCGCGCCACCGGCCCAGCCGCACAGCAGTCGCAGCGGCCGGGGGCCGCGCATGAGGTGCCAGGGGAGCAGGGCGAGCAGCGCACCGACGCCGAACTGCCACACGCGCGAGGGCGTCGCGAGGTAGGCGAGCGAGGCGGAGCGCTCGGTCCAGTACAGGGACAGCGCGAACGACGCGAGGACCAGCGGTACCGCGGCGAGGGCCACGAGGGTGCGTACGGCGCGCCCGCGGCGCACCGCCCGGGCCGCGCCGAGCACGGTCAGGGCGAGCAGCGGTGCCCACAGAAGGTAGAACTGTTCCTCGACCGCGAGGGACCAGAAGTGCAGGAGCGGACTCTGGTCGTGGCCGGCGGCGAGGTAGTCGGTCCGCTGGGCGACGAACCGCCAGTTGGCGGCGGAGAGCGCTGCCGCGACCACGTCGTGCTCCAGGTCGGCGCGGCGCAGCGGCACGGTCAGCCAGGCTCCGGCCAGGGCCACCGTGCCCAGGACGACGGCGGCGGACGGCAGGAGCCTTCGAGCCCGCCGGGAGAAGAAGTCGAGGAGCCGGATCCGGCCGGTGGTGACCGCCTCCCGGACGAGGAGGCCGGTGATGAGGTAGCCGGAGACGACGAAGAACACGTCCACGCCGACGAACCCGCCCGCGAGCCCCGGCACCCCGGCGTGGAAGGCGAGTACCGCGAGGACGGCGACGGCGCGCAGTCCCTCGATGTCGGGCCGGAAGGCGGACCGGTGCGGGCTGGGCCCGGACTCGCCGCCGGAGTGCGACGGGACCGCCGGGGGTCCGGGCGGCGGGGTGGAGGCGGGCCGGCGGTCGCGGTGCGCGCCGGGTGCCACGGGGAACTGCATGGTGGTGAAGCCTTTCAACTAAGCCAGGGAAGCATCGGGTTGACCCACCCGGATGCCAGCAGGCCAGTGAGCAGGAGGACCGCCGAGGCGGCGAGGGTCTCGGGCCAGCGGCGGGGCAGTACGCCGGTCCGCAGGCGTGGCAGCGCCCGTACGGGGCCGCGCGGGCGGGCGGTGGCCGGAGCCGGCGCGGTGCCGTCGGCGGTGTCCGTGCGCGCTGACGGCTTGGCGGGACGCAGCTCGGTGAACAGGTCGCGGATCAGCGGCCCGTTGATCTGGCACTGCACCAGGAAGTAGAGCAGCAGACCCCAGTTGGGCTCCCAGCCGTTGCGGGCCACGGCCAGCGCGAGCCCCGCGGCGGCCGCACCGTTGGAAAGGACCAGCCAGAGCAGCGAGGCGCCCACCACCCGACGGGCCATCCCGCCGGAGGAGCCGGCGACCCGGGTGCCGGTGGGCACCCAGTCCGCACTGCGTCCGCGCAGGGTGTGCAGGAAGGCGGTGGCGGCGGCGACGCTCGTCAGGACATTGGCCCGGATCACCTCGATCCGCCAACGGGTCCGGCTGATCCGGGGCAGGAGCACGTGCCAGAGCCACAGCGGGGCGAGCAGCGGCAGGACGTGCCAGGGCCGGATGTGGTCCGGGTACCAGAACATCATCACCAGCGGCGGCAGTGGCGCGGCGAAGGTGTTCACGGCGGCGGCCAGGTAGCCGACGATGCCCTCGTAGAAGCACAGCCGCATCCGCCAGGGTGCGCCCATCCGCCGCAGCACGGGGGTCCCGAGGAGGTGGAGGTTGCCCATCGCCCACCGGTACTGCTGGTTGACGAAGGAGGTGACGCGGTCGGGGGAGGTGCCCTTGGCCACCAGTACCGGCACGTACAGGGTGCGGAACCCCTGTTCGTGGAGGGCGAGGCCGGTGTACAGGTCCTCGCTGTGGTCGAGGCGGGCGAAGCCACCGGCCAGGTCGATGGCGCCGCGCCGGTAGACGGCATTGCTGCCGCAGCAGATGGCGGCGTCGCTGGCGTCCCGGGACGGCTGGATCCAGCGGAAGAACCACTCCTGGGCGGAGCCCGCGGCCCGCTGGATCCAGTCCATGGACTCGTCGGTGTCGAAGCACTGGGGGCTCTGCACGATGCCGACGGCGGGGTCGGCCAGGTAGGGGACGA carries:
- a CDS encoding glycosyltransferase family 2 protein, coding for MAIHHLPQPPSDEELYWYFGPQRRWVLISTSLAFVFTATTMFTFALRTPALWAFLAVLGLNVVALALSSVNSLRQRRLTRPSHEVLVHAWQPARLPSVDLYLPTCGEPLPVLENAYRAVAAVDWPGALTTWVLDDADRPEVSALAASYGYEYVVRPDRGHLKKAGNLNHALTLSGAEFIAILDADFAPRADFLRHLVPYLADPAVGIVQSPQCFDTDESMDWIQRAAGSAQEWFFRWIQPSRDASDAAICCGSNAVYRRGAIDLAGGFARLDHSEDLYTGLALHEQGFRTLYVPVLVAKGTSPDRVTSFVNQQYRWAMGNLHLLGTPVLRRMGAPWRMRLCFYEGIVGYLAAAVNTFAAPLPPLVMMFWYPDHIRPWHVLPLLAPLWLWHVLLPRISRTRWRIEVIRANVLTSVAAATAFLHTLRGRSADWVPTGTRVAGSSGGMARRVVGASLLWLVLSNGAAAAGLALAVARNGWEPNWGLLLYFLVQCQINGPLIRDLFTELRPAKPSARTDTADGTAPAPATARPRGPVRALPRLRTGVLPRRWPETLAASAVLLLTGLLASGWVNPMLPWLS
- a CDS encoding SGNH hydrolase domain-containing protein, which translates into the protein MQFPVAPGAHRDRRPASTPPPGPPAVPSHSGGESGPSPHRSAFRPDIEGLRAVAVLAVLAFHAGVPGLAGGFVGVDVFFVVSGYLITGLLVREAVTTGRIRLLDFFSRRARRLLPSAAVVLGTVALAGAWLTVPLRRADLEHDVVAAALSAANWRFVAQRTDYLAAGHDQSPLLHFWSLAVEEQFYLLWAPLLALTVLGAARAVRRGRAVRTLVALAAVPLVLASFALSLYWTERSASLAYLATPSRVWQFGVGALLALLPWHLMRGPRPLRLLCGWAGGAAIVWCVVSYDTATPYPGRAALVPTLATAAVILAAIPGRGERTAMGSYGVGRLLAGRAPRAVGRLSYNLYLWHWPVLVLAEARFGGQSWPVKCALTLAAALPAYATMRWVERPLRRSRTVSEYPRRGLSVGVTAVVLPVVLALVVGTTTLNLLGPAAPVELSGLPPGAASGPHLLARTAGAPLTDGPVVPGPAQARKDFPPDGACEVAPAVTRSPDCLFGAVDSPDRIVLLGDSHAGQWFSSMLAMASQRGWALQELVKQGCPLPQLAVDSPQLGRAYRECDTWRADTLDRLRQQPKPRLIVIASLNRYTADPQLLAEGWEKTLEPLRAIGAPIVYVEDTPVPGTDVPACVSGSPGTPAACAFGRTGAQQPDPLARRIASGALPGVLAVSVNPVLCPGDGPTCPAVLDRILLYRDDSHLTNVAAVVLTPRLERLLMEAGVLPVTAASGTAGAAESAGWTRLLRDDFDGPAGARPSDINWIHDTGTCYPGCPAPQWGTGEVETMTDSTDNVRLDGKGALEIVPTRTDGRWSSGRVETRRSDFAPPPGGTLRIEASIALPDVTGPKAAGYWPAFWTLGAPLRDGYTGWPGIGELDVMESVNGRDSVFATMHCGILEGGPCQEPAGLSSGPRPCDGCRSGFHSYAVEVDLAPGAEEVRWYLDGRVHHRVAASRMDPETWRRAVDHGLFLILNVAVGGNLPLADGARPGPDTEPGHPMRVDHVTVSSRAPAPR